From Ictidomys tridecemlineatus isolate mIctTri1 chromosome 2, mIctTri1.hap1, whole genome shotgun sequence, the proteins below share one genomic window:
- the Stard3nl gene encoding STARD3 N-terminal-like protein: protein MNHLPDMENTLTGSQSSHASLREVHSINPTQLMARIESYEGREKKGISDVRRTFCLFVTFDLLFVTLLWIIELNVNGGIENTLEKEVVQYDYYSSYFDIFLLAVFRFKVLILAYAVCRLRHWWAIALTTAVTSAFLLAKVILSKLFSQGAFGYVLPIISFILAWIETWFLDFKVLPQEAEEENRLLIVQDASERAALIPAGLSDGQFYSPPESEAGSEEEAEEKQDSEKPLLEL from the exons ATGAACCACCTGCCAGACATGGAGAATACACTCACTGGGAGCCAGAGCTCCCATGCTTCTCTGCGAGAAGTCCACTCCATCAACCCCACACAACTCATGGCCAGGATCGAGTCCTatgaaggaagggaaaagaaaggcatATCCGATGTCAGGAGGACTTTCTGTTTGTTTGTCACCTTTGACCTCTTATTTGTAACATTACTGTGGATAATAGAGTTAAAt GTGAACGGAGGCATTGAGAACACGTTAGAGAAGGAGGTGGTGCAATATGACTACTACTCatcttattttgatatattt CTTTTGGCAGTTTTTCGATTTAAAGTGCTGATACTCGCATATGCTGTATGCAGACTGCGCCATTGGTGGGCAATAGCG TTAACAACAGCAGTGACCAGTGCCTTTTTACTAGCGAAAGTGATCCTTTCAAAG CTTTTTTCCCAAGGGGCGTTTGGCTATGTGCTGCCCATCATTTCATTCATCCTCGCCTGGATTGAGACATGGTTCCTGGATTTCAAAGTGTTACCTCaagaagcagaagaagaaaaCA gaCTCCTGATAGTTCAGGATGCATCAGAGAGGGCAGCCCTCATACCTGCTGGTCTTTCTGATGGTCAGTTTTATTCCCCTCCTGAATCTGAAGCAG